The DNA region CGACGCACgcaccagccagccaggTCCCAGTCAAGCCAGTAGCTCTGACGACCTGTGAGTTCGCCCCCCATCGATTGAAGCTTTGCGCTGGAAGCTTGCGGTGCGAGCTTCATTTGTCCCtcacctcgacgacgaccacAGCCATCCTCGTCAGTACACCAACATATAATGGCCTCATTACGCCCCTCcacggccgccgccgccgccagacTGCTGCGCACAGCAACCTTCTCGCCCCGATCGagcatcctccccgcctcgCGCCGTTTCGAGAGCTCTaccccctcgtcctcttcgaCCGCCGTGGCTCCCAAGCAAGCCAAGGCAGAGAACCTGGCCCCTGTTCAGCGGAATGCGCCCGACTATGACGTTCCTGTTGACCAGGCCACTTCGTACGACCCCTCCATAACTATTTCGATATGGATCTCTATAACCATGCACAACTTGATATCTGATATTGGGTGATATAGGATGTTCACCCCAGTACCCAAGACCATTCAGGATGGTTCCGAAGAAAACCTCACTCTCCCTGCCGGCCTAATCTCTGGCGCCCCCCTAGAGCTGCAAGCCCGTACAGTCCGGTTTGTTGGCCCTTTGTCCTGTGGTCTACGCCTCTATGGAAGATGCATTTGTCTAACTTCGTCTTCCAAAGTATCTACCAACCCTCCAAACCAGCCACCCAATCCGGCACCGCCAAGGGCTCCCGCTGGCGCATGGACTGGGACGTCCTCGGCAAGGGCCACAGATGGGAGAACCCCCTCATGGGTTGGCAGTCCTCTGCCGATTCAATGCAGGGCACCCACCTAACCTTCAAGTCCAAGGAGGATGCTATTGCCTTTGCCGAGAAACAGGGATACGAGTACTTTGTCCAGGAGCCAAACACCCGTGCCTTCACACCCAAGGCGTACGCCAACAACTTTACCTACTCGCCCGGTAAGTTGAAGATCGTCAGGACTAAATAAAAGGGGGAAAGAG from Podospora pseudoanserina strain CBS 124.78 chromosome 1, whole genome shotgun sequence includes:
- the NdufS4 gene encoding ndufs4 NADH dehydrogenase Fe-S protein subunit (COG:C; EggNog:ENOG503P215), coding for MASLRPSTAAAAARLLRTATFSPRSSILPASRRFESSTPSSSSTAVAPKQAKAENLAPVQRNAPDYDVPVDQATSMFTPVPKTIQDGSEENLTLPAGLISGAPLELQARTVRIYQPSKPATQSGTAKGSRWRMDWDVLGKGHRWENPLMGWQSSADSMQGTHLTFKSKEDAIAFAEKQGYEYFVQEPNTRAFTPKAYANNFTYSPGKLKIVRTK